A genomic window from Periweissella cryptocerci includes:
- a CDS encoding GNAT family N-acetyltransferase: protein MPKNIYFVIDARCGDYQRVAELLNQFGLNDGDENVQRATFNASHGVAFLYDGDRLIGCGRVLSDGISQAAIYNIAIDVGYHGQHLGQALMQHFIERYRACNIILYTHPETIGWYEKIGFHKMNTGLAIFAPSSAAWMQSEGFFE from the coding sequence TTGCCAAAAAACATTTATTTTGTGATCGATGCTCGGTGCGGTGATTATCAACGAGTTGCTGAGTTATTAAATCAATTTGGCTTAAATGATGGCGACGAAAACGTTCAACGGGCAACTTTTAATGCAAGTCATGGCGTAGCGTTTTTGTACGATGGTGACCGCCTGATTGGTTGTGGACGAGTATTGTCGGATGGTATTAGCCAGGCAGCAATTTATAATATTGCGATTGATGTGGGTTATCACGGGCAACATTTGGGACAAGCATTAATGCAACATTTCATTGAACGCTATCGTGCCTGCAATATTATTTTGTATACTCATCCGGAAACCATTGGTTGGTATGAAAAAATCGGATTTCACAAAATGAACACAGGGCTCGCTATTTTTGCACCAAGTAGTGCAGCATGGATGCAAAGTGAAGGCTTTTTTGAATAA
- a CDS encoding glutathione S-transferase family protein produces the protein MTENTAKEIEANGHFARQENEFSTPFGTAVGQLPVEAGKYRLLWSAACPWATRSAIALELLGLTDVISIGKADPMRPVKEDADWAFTLDDGDVDPVLGIKYVSDAYLKADPNYATRPTVPAIVDIESGKVVNNDYFKLTNYFENEWQAFQSTDAPELYPQELRADIDALNQIIFSDVNNGVYKAGFAQSQWAYEKAYNQLFARLDWLEERLSKQRFLFGDRLTDADIRLYTTLARFDAAYYDKFRANKKRIRDYENLWNYARDLYSIPAFKNNTDFHAIRVHYHQSGHLSGTAKLFSVLPLGPDEELWTTPNNRAEKFGPVTNLVTQPGEK, from the coding sequence ATGACAGAAAATACAGCAAAAGAAATTGAAGCAAACGGCCATTTTGCCCGTCAAGAAAATGAATTTAGTACACCGTTTGGAACTGCAGTTGGTCAGTTACCTGTTGAAGCTGGAAAGTATCGATTGTTATGGTCAGCGGCATGCCCTTGGGCAACGCGCTCGGCAATTGCGCTGGAATTATTGGGCTTAACCGATGTGATTAGTATTGGCAAAGCAGATCCAATGCGCCCTGTTAAAGAGGATGCAGATTGGGCGTTTACCCTTGATGACGGTGATGTTGACCCAGTTTTAGGAATTAAGTATGTTTCGGATGCGTATTTAAAAGCGGATCCAAATTATGCTACGCGACCAACTGTGCCAGCAATTGTCGATATTGAAAGTGGCAAAGTTGTAAATAACGACTACTTTAAATTGACTAATTATTTTGAAAATGAATGGCAAGCATTTCAAAGCACGGATGCACCTGAATTATATCCGCAAGAGTTACGGGCAGATATTGATGCGCTTAATCAAATTATTTTCTCGGACGTAAACAATGGCGTGTATAAAGCCGGATTTGCTCAGTCACAATGGGCATATGAAAAAGCGTATAACCAGCTGTTTGCCCGTTTGGATTGGCTAGAAGAGCGCCTAAGTAAGCAACGGTTCTTGTTTGGTGACCGCTTAACTGACGCTGATATTCGTTTATACACAACGTTGGCTCGCTTTGATGCGGCTTATTACGATAAGTTCCGCGCTAATAAAAAGCGAATTCGTGATTATGAAAATTTGTGGAATTATGCACGCGATTTATATTCAATTCCCGCATTCAAAAACAACACGGATTTCCATGCAATTCGGGTGCATTATCACCAATCAGGACATCTTAGTGGTACGGCAAAATTATTCAGTGTATTACCATTAGGACCGGATGAAGAACTTTGGACAACGCCAAATAATAGGGCAGAAAAATTTGGACCAGTAACAAATCTAGTAACACAACCCGGAGAAAAATAA